GAACACTGGGTGCTTGTTGTCCCGcaggatggaaatcaagagagacaacacaAGGGAGGCTGCgtggaaaggaaagggggaggTGACGCCCATTAGGGAGGGGATTGTGGGGCTGTTCTTAGgtgaaggctggggaggagggcctggtCACCGCTTGTAGGGATGGGTTGTGCTTGCGCCTGCGCTATTGTTCAGCATGCCTCCTCATGCGACGTGTGTATCTTTAGTATGCTAGCTCTCCAGCCCTGGGTGGGATTTTTACTATGCCgatggggctagggtcaccttcagtggactcctgggtgctagggcgcATGCCCAAGCCCAGGGACGTCCAGGGGCTGTGGAACGTGGATCTTGGCGGCCTCTGATTCTCCTAGCCTGCCGATTGGTTAGGCCAATCTTGTTAGGGCCTTATCTTGTGGTTCCTGTCTCATTATAACCTAGAGGGCAGACGAGGACCAGGGAGACTTTGCCGATGTCCCGGGCTGTGGGACACTCGGGGAGACGTCTCCCTGGCTCTCTGGGGCCTTCCAAGCTCCTTCCGGGGAGAGAAAGTAGAGGACAGGGCTGGCCTCGGGGAAGGGGCCCGGATATCTGGACGCTGGTCATTTTCAGGTTATGGTTTCTGTTGATGGCTAACTGGTGGCGAGGGAACTTGGCACAAATGCACAAATGTCATCTGCTTAGCTGCAGAGCTCAGAGGAGGAGCTACAGCTCGGAGGGCTGGGAAAGTCGCTCTGAACGTCAGGGTGGCACGGGGAGTAGGGAGGGGTGTGGGCCGAGGATTTGGGCCCAGAGCACGTGCAGACTTTGACGTGCTGACCTTGTGTCCACTCTGCCTTGGGTAAATAGGTCACGTGGCATCTGCCCTGCATTTTGTGAACTCTGCTGTGCTGGccagcagcccagggctgcccGGTTCAGCCTTGCCCCTGTCAGCAGGGGCCCTGAGCCCAGCTCCGTCTGCCTGCATCCTCAGCTACCTGCCAGAGTGCCGCCTGCCGGGGAGGCCGTGCTGCAGCAGCCAGCTGGTCACAACTGGCGTGGCTGGCTCACACTGTGGTGTGGGCAGCAGGCTCCCCTTCCTCATAGAGGAACAGATGCTCCATGTCTGGCTGTCCATGAGGGGAGCAGCGAATGCACCTGTGACCCGTGTGCCTGGCCTGGGGACTGCCTGTGTCTTTCCCTGGAAGCTCCCTTAAAGGACCACAGGAGTCTCCCGGACGGTCTGAGTGTGGGCGCCCAAGGGCACTGCACACGGGTGGGCCCCCCGTGCGCTGCATCCACCCCAGGCCAGCTGTGCCCCCTCGCTCAGGGCCGCCTGGGAAAGCGCCCAGAGAGGGGGGCTGTGACTGGCAGGCCCCCAGGCAGGAAAGCTAGCCACACCTGTTCCGGGCACCTGAGGGTGTGGCCCCAAGGACAGGAGGCTGTTTGGGGGGTGGCTGCACTCCCCGAGGCTGACATGAGCTAGGTAACTGGGCGTGTGGCTGGCTTCTTGAACCTTGGGGCCCCATCAGCATAAGGGGCCAGTGGTAGCACCCCCAAACTGAGGAGAGGGTGAGTGAGCCAGGAGGGGCAGGTCTGCGCTACCAATGAGGGACTTTGAGCTCCCGCACTGGCTGTGGGGCTGCCTGGCAGGCCACAAAGCACTGAAGCCTGGcaccctcccctgggctccttcccttcccttctctcccctcctccccgccccacccctgcctACCTCAGACGCCAAAGCCCACACCCATGCTGTTGGCAGCCTTCTCATTGGGCCTGGcactgctgcctctgctcttcttcctgcGACGCTGGGGCTGGCTCCTCATCGGCTGGAATGAGTTCATCCTACAGCCCATCCACAACCTGCTCATGGGTGACAGCAAGGAGCAGCGCATTCTGCGCCATGTGCTGCAGCACGCGGTGGCCGGGGACCCGCAGAGCGTGCTGGAGACCATTGACGCCTACTGCTCACAGAAGGAATGGGCCATGATCGTGGGCAACAAGAAAGGTGAGTGGCCCAGCCGGCAGGCGGTGGAAATGGAAACAGGCCTCAGGCGGGGCAGCCCAGCCCATTTCTGGGTGTTGGGGTGGGGGCTCTTCTGGAGCCCTGGAGGCCCAGGTtgctgcccagcctccctccccccaccaggaGCAAAGGCCTTGCTGAGACCCTGACACCCACACCGCTGTTCCCATGGGGCGGGAGGGACGTCTAATACACTGTGCAGGAGGCCACAGCTCAGCTGGCCCCTTTGCCACAGACCAGCTCAGCCAACACGAGTGGGAGGTGACAGCAGAGGCTCCAAGCGGGCCCCACACTCGTGCGCCATCCCACAGACCTGGTGCTGGGCAGCGCGGGCAGTGGGTGCCTGGTGTCCCTGCCGGGCTTGAGGGTATGCAGAGCTCCTTGGAGTTGCCTGGTCCAGGCCCCTGGCCgtccccagggctgcctcctgACCTCTGGACTCCAGGCTGGGGCGTGAACATGTGCTGCACTGTCTGGAGTGGAGCCCTGGGGACAGACGTGACAGCCCCCTCAGAGCCTCTGACAGTGTCCAACTCAAGGGAGCCAGGGAGGCTCTGAGTATAGACCATGggcaaggtggggtggggggttccACAGATGGCAGCTCTGGGTTAGGACGATTTGGGGTCAGCCAGGAATcgtggaaaagagagagggaccaGCGTGTGCAAAGTCACAGAGGCTTCAGGCACTTTGGGAGCCTGGATGGTGCATGAGCTGGGACCAGGGCCTCGAGGTAGGGATGGGGTCCTCAGAGGAGGGGCGGGGGCCATCTGAGGTGGGCCTGGGGCCCTCGAGCGGGTGCTGAGGGCGTCAAGGAAGGCTTGGGGCCATCTGGGGAGACCTGGGTGCCTTCCTAATAAGCCTAGGGGCTATTGGGGTGTGCTGTAGGCCTCAGAGGAGGGCTGTGGACCTCAGGGGAGGGCGAAGGGCCATCTGGAGTGGGCTGGATTCAtctggggaggcctgggggccTCAGGGGACATCTGTGGGCCATCTGGGGAGGCTTAGGGGCCATTGTGGGGTGCTTGGGGCCTCAAGAAGAGCTGGGTACCATCTGGGGAGGGCCAAGTGCCATGCTGGGGGGTGGTACGTGctcagggagggctgggggccaaCAAGGGTGGCCTAGGTGCCATCCTGGGAGGCCAGGGGGCCAATTTGGGGAGTGCTGTGCTCCTCAGAGAAGGGCAGAGCCATCTGGAGAGTCCAGGGTGTCATCCTGGGTGGGTTGTGGGCCTCAGGCGATGGCTGGGGACCATCTGGAGGGCCTTGGTGCATTAAGAGGTGCTATTAGCTTcagggaggccaggaggccaTCTGGGGAGGGCTTTGGGCCTcaaggagggctgggggccaTTCAGGGGTGCTGTGGCCTCAGGGAGGGCTGGGGTCATCTGGGGAGGCCTGGGTGCCATCCTAGTAGGCCTAAGGGTCATTGGGGGATGCCGTAGGCCTCAGCTAGTGCTGGGGGCCATCTGGGGAGGCCAGGGTGCCATCTTTGGAGGGCTGAGGGCCATTGGGTGGTGCTGTGGGCCTCAGGGAGGGATGGGGGCCATCTTGCAGGGACTGGGGTCATATTGGGAGGGCCTCAGGGGCCATCTGTGGGCCGTCTGGGGAGACCTAGGGGCCATTGGGGGGTCCTGTGGGcctcagggagggctgggggccatCTGGGGAGGCCTAGGGGGCATCCTGGGAGGACTGTGGGCCTCAGGGAAGGCTGGGGGCCTTCTGGTATGGCCTGGGGGCCAtcctgggaggcctgggggccTCAGGCAAGGGCTGGGGCCAGGCATCAGGAGGGGCTCTTGCTCGGTTGGGAGGCGCATGTCCTGGCCAGGAGTGGGTCCCCACCATTGCCTGCACTTACCCCTCCCGTGCTCCACAGGCCAGTTCCTGGATGCAGTGGTGCAGGAGCAGCAGCCGTCTGTGCTGCTGGAGCTGGGGGCCTACTGCGGCTACTCGGCCGTGCGCATGGCCCGCCTGCTGCCGCCCGGCGCCCGTCTGCTCACCATCGAGATCAACCCTGACTACGCCGCCATCACCCAGCAGATGCTGGACTTCGCCGGCCTGCAGGACAGGGTGTGGCGCCTGCCCCCTAGACAGATGTGCACACTGCCGCTCCAGGCCTGGCAGGccgggtgggaggggagggcccaGGGCAAGACCCACCGTGCAGCTCGAGGCCACACTGATCCTGCTGCAGGGTCATGGAGGGTTTCACGGGTCCCCCAGCAGCTCCAGGAGGGCGGTCTCGCTGCCCCCATCCACAAGCAGGAAACTCCCAAGGCTGCCCCCACAGGGAGCGGGCAGAAGGGGGCTTGTCTCCCCAGAACCCCAAATAGAGCTGTCGGTGGACTCTCGCGTGGGTGCCCAGGCGTGGTAGTCTGTTTTTCCCTGTGGGTGTGGGCACTGACGGAAATCTGTTCCAGGTAACCGTTGTCCTCGGGGCCTCCCAGGACATCATCCCCCAGCTGAAGAAGAAATATGACGTGGACACGCTGGACGTGGTCTTCCTCGACCACTGGAAGGACCGGTACCTGCCGGACACGCTCCTCCTGGAGGTGAGCCTCGACCCGCCTGGCTGGGATGGGCCTGGGTGCTGGCTGCTGGTGCAGGGGCAGCTGTGTCGGCGGGTCGCGGCCACTCTGAGGAGCCAGGCACCCTAGCCAAGGAGGCCCACCGTGGGCAGAGGGTGTGGCCCTGGAGCTCGGGcactgagggcagagccaggctccaCTGCCACTGGGCCTGCCGGGAGCGGGAGGATCTCAGCAGCTCTGGCGAGCGGTGGTGACGGGGCCTTGCTCCTGGGGAAGCAGCACGGAGGGCCC
The Equus quagga isolate Etosha38 unplaced genomic scaffold, UCLA_HA_Equagga_1.0 207217_RagTag, whole genome shotgun sequence DNA segment above includes these coding regions:
- the LOC124233608 gene encoding catechol O-methyltransferase-like isoform X6, whose product is MLLAAFSLGLALLPLLFFLRRWGWLLIGWNEFILQPIHNLLMGDSKEQRILRHVLQHAVAGDPQSVLETIDAYCSQKEWAMIVGNKKGQFLDAVVQEQQPSVLLELGAYCGYSAVRMARLLPPGARLLTIEINPDYAAITQQMLDFAGLQDRVTVVLGASQDIIPQLKKKYDVDTLDVVFLDHWKDRYLPDTLLLEKPVSGPTHTQGEHPDSTS
- the LOC124233608 gene encoding catechol O-methyltransferase-like isoform X2 → MLLAAFSLGLALLPLLFFLRRWGWLLIGWNEFILQPIHNLLMGDSKEQRILRHVLQHAVAGDPQSVLETIDAYCSQKEWAMIVGNKKGQFLDAVVQEQQPSVLLELGAYCGYSAVRMARLLPPGARLLTIEINPDYAAITQQMLDFAGLQDRVTVVLGASQDIIPQLKKKYDVDTLDVVFLDHWKDRYLPDTLLLEEHRISWHTCVGAAALSARTSPLTWSTSRRWMAWRRPSTWAQTAQHSLDLPPVLGSFAQPASEGHYGCPAANPLLQVGVCPQWVTQGL
- the LOC124233608 gene encoding catechol O-methyltransferase-like isoform X4, producing the protein MLLAAFSLGLALLPLLFFLRRWGWLLIGWNEFILQPIHNLLMGDSKEQRILRHVLQHAVAGDPQSVLETIDAYCSQKEWAMIVGNKKGQFLDAVVQEQQPSVLLELGAYCGYSAVRMARLLPPGARLLTIEINPDYAAITQQMLDFAGLQDRVTVVLGASQDIIPQLKKKYDVDTLDVVFLDHWKDRYLPDTLLLEECGLLRKGTVLLADNVIFPGAPDFLAHVRGSGRFECTHFSAYLEHVQKVDGVEKAVYLGPDSPAQP
- the LOC124233608 gene encoding catechol O-methyltransferase-like isoform X1, with the translated sequence MLLAAFSLGLALLPLLFFLRRWGWLLIGWNEFILQPIHNLLMGDSKEQRILRHVLQHAVAGDPQSVLETIDAYCSQKEWAMIVGNKKGQFLDAVVQEQQPSVLLELGAYCGYSAVRMARLLPPGARLLTIEINPDYAAITQQMLDFAGLQDRVTVVLGASQDIIPQLKKKYDVDTLDVVFLDHWKDRYLPDTLLLEGRPGEVAQLSSDSPQQPTHRHQASLFPGAAMCSWHPVTNGPTGLEAALWVGLQPHRLFCSLSRSVACYARGRCCWLTMSFSQEHRISWHTCVGAAALSARTSPLTWSTSRRWMAWRRPSTWAQTAQHSLDLPPVLGSFAQPASEGHYGCPAANPLLQVGVCPQWVTQGL
- the LOC124233608 gene encoding catechol O-methyltransferase-like isoform X3; the protein is MLLAAFSLGLALLPLLFFLRRWGWLLIGWNEFILQPIHNLLMGDSKEQRILRHVLQHAVAGDPQSVLETIDAYCSQKEWAMIVGNKKGQFLDAVVQEQQPSVLLELGAYCGYSAVRMARLLPPGARLLTIEINPDYAAITQQMLDFAGLQDRVTVVLGASQDIIPQLKKKYDVDTLDVVFLDHWKDRYLPDTLLLEGRPGEVAQLSSDSPQQPTHRHQASLFPGAAMCSWHPVTNGPTGLEAALWVGLQPHRLFCSLSRSTGFPGTRAWERPL